The proteins below are encoded in one region of Pseudoduganella armeniaca:
- a CDS encoding response regulator, with the protein MANILVVDDEMGIRELLSEILGDEGHAVTLAENAQQARQARAAGAPDLVLLDIWMPDTDGVTLLKEWQRDGLLTMPVIMMSGHATIDTAVEATRIGALNFLEKPIAMQKLLKAVQAGLTRAQEVVRAPVMAQRPAALPPVEEAAAPTFGAQPAPAAGAHGIAMSRGSGEGQTFNLSFDLPLREARDAFERMYFEHHLGREGGSMTRVAEKTGLERTHLYRKLKQLGVEPGKLAKKNQQA; encoded by the coding sequence ATGGCAAATATTCTGGTAGTAGATGATGAAATGGGCATCCGGGAGCTGCTCTCGGAAATCCTCGGCGACGAGGGGCACGCGGTCACGCTGGCGGAAAACGCGCAGCAGGCCCGCCAGGCCCGGGCCGCCGGCGCGCCCGACCTGGTACTGCTCGACATCTGGATGCCCGATACCGACGGCGTCACGCTGCTGAAGGAATGGCAGCGCGACGGCCTGCTGACGATGCCGGTCATTATGATGTCCGGCCACGCCACGATCGACACGGCGGTCGAGGCCACCCGCATCGGCGCCCTGAATTTCCTGGAAAAGCCGATCGCCATGCAGAAGCTGCTGAAGGCGGTGCAGGCCGGCCTGACGCGCGCGCAGGAAGTGGTGCGCGCACCCGTGATGGCGCAGCGCCCCGCCGCGCTGCCCCCTGTCGAGGAAGCGGCAGCGCCCACCTTCGGCGCCCAGCCGGCGCCGGCCGCCGGCGCGCACGGCATCGCCATGTCGCGCGGCAGCGGCGAAGGCCAGACCTTCAACCTGTCGTTCGACCTGCCGCTGCGCGAGGCGCGCGATGCGTTCGAGCGCATGTATTTCGAACACCACCTGGGCCGCGAAGGCGGCAGCATGACGCGGGTGGCGGAGAAGACCGGGCTGGAGCGTACCCACCTGTATCGCAAGCTCAAGCAGCTGGGCGTCGAGCCTGGCAAGCTGGCGAAGAAAAACCAGCAGGCCTGA
- a CDS encoding GTPase — protein sequence MPAPAPRQPLPTTLVTGRRAAERERAIAALIDGPDTLVLIEGLADPTSPLADTAALAAPPVIVRIAPGCLCCAGNLVLRVTLNRLLRRPPARLFISLADATHVGQLRAFLSAPPYDSLLSLCDDITA from the coding sequence TTGCCCGCTCCCGCCCCACGGCAGCCCCTGCCGACGACACTCGTCACGGGCCGCCGCGCCGCCGAGCGCGAGCGGGCGATCGCAGCCCTCATCGACGGGCCGGACACCCTGGTTCTCATCGAGGGCCTGGCCGACCCGACCTCTCCCCTGGCCGACACCGCCGCCCTGGCCGCCCCCCCGGTCATCGTCCGCATCGCGCCGGGTTGCCTTTGCTGCGCCGGCAATCTGGTGTTGCGTGTTACATTGAATCGTCTTTTGCGCCGTCCGCCAGCGCGACTTTTTATCAGCCTGGCCGATGCGACCCATGTCGGACAGCTGCGCGCGTTCCTGTCGGCCCCGCCCTACGACAGCCTGCTGTCCCTCTGTGACGACATCACGGCGTGA
- a CDS encoding BTH_I0359 family protein, which yields MNLIYNSEQYSVVEFGPDRELEALRFGGYEIVDKGGKREIFIAGLLAQNFRRDVNQLIANEPTMEEIDEFLGNYDSLMSQPVLLH from the coding sequence ATGAACCTCATCTACAACAGCGAGCAGTACAGCGTCGTCGAATTCGGTCCCGACCGCGAGCTTGAAGCCCTGCGCTTCGGCGGCTACGAAATCGTCGACAAAGGCGGCAAGCGCGAAATCTTCATTGCCGGCCTGCTGGCACAGAACTTCCGCCGCGACGTCAACCAGCTCATCGCCAATGAGCCCACCATGGAGGAAATCGACGAGTTCCTCGGCAATTACGACTCGCTGATGAGTCAACCGGTTTTACTGCATTGA
- a CDS encoding class II glutamine amidotransferase — MCQLLGMNCNVPTDIVFSFTGFAMRGGRTDTHHDGWGIAFFEGAGVRHFVDHQAAVDSPVATLIKTYPIKSRNVIAHIRKATQGEVALENCHPFVRELWGRYWVFAHNGDLKAFDPVLDGAFRPVGTTDSERAFCYLLQELRRRFGDTRPALAALEAALAELVPAIAAHGTFNMMLSDGTALFAHCSTSLHYLVRQHPFDTAILSDEDVRVDFSQVTTPNDRVAIIVTQPLTTNERWTAFGPGELLCFVDGLPQQRS; from the coding sequence ATGTGCCAACTTTTGGGAATGAACTGCAATGTGCCGACCGACATTGTGTTCAGCTTTACCGGCTTCGCCATGCGTGGCGGCCGCACCGATACCCACCACGACGGCTGGGGTATCGCCTTTTTCGAGGGCGCCGGCGTGCGTCACTTCGTCGATCACCAGGCCGCTGTCGATTCGCCGGTCGCCACCCTGATCAAGACCTATCCCATCAAGTCGCGCAACGTCATCGCGCACATTCGCAAGGCCACCCAGGGCGAGGTTGCGCTGGAGAACTGCCATCCGTTCGTCCGTGAGCTGTGGGGCCGCTACTGGGTGTTTGCCCACAATGGCGACCTGAAGGCATTCGACCCGGTGCTGGACGGTGCCTTCCGCCCGGTCGGCACGACGGACAGCGAACGCGCCTTCTGCTACCTGCTGCAGGAACTGCGGCGCCGCTTCGGCGATACGCGTCCGGCACTGGCCGCGCTGGAGGCGGCGCTGGCCGAGCTGGTGCCGGCGATCGCCGCGCACGGCACGTTCAACATGATGCTGTCGGACGGCACCGCGTTGTTTGCGCACTGTTCGACCAGCCTGCACTACCTGGTGCGCCAGCACCCGTTCGACACGGCCATCCTGTCCGATGAGGACGTGCGCGTCGATTTTTCGCAAGTGACGACGCCCAACGATCGCGTCGCCATCATCGTCACGCAGCCACTGACGACCAACGAGCGCTGGACCGCGTTCGGGCCTGGCGAATTGCTGTGTTTTGTCGACGGCTTGCCGCAGCAGCGTTCGTGA
- a CDS encoding EAL and HDOD domain-containing protein has product MIDLSSNDSSRNLRVREFYLGRQPILDRQQGLVAYELLFRNAPIGPARIDTSPLSATAAVIAHASQLGVERVIGESLAFVNVDQDAILSDIFGFLPREKTVLEIDETMQATPAVLARMADLATHGFRFALVDVRGDSAQVQAMLPMIEFVKMSMRDTSPDMRARTAPRFKRDGKQLIAEKVETREEFQNCLDLGFDYFQGFYFARPAIMSGKKLTPSQLALLELMALVTSDADNPDIERAIKRDVSLALNLIRLVNTPAIGARQRIDSLSQAVAILGRRQLQRWLQIMLYAEPGKRGNNMTPLLLLATTRGRLLELLAQKLRPAHRHVADIAFTVGIMSLMDTLFGMPMAEIMTQVAVSEEVSDALLYRAGFFGDLLKLAEALERIEENEEAILPALADLAMSTQELVELEMAAFEWSDTVTRYAV; this is encoded by the coding sequence ATGATTGATCTTTCCAGTAACGACAGTTCCCGTAACCTGCGCGTGCGCGAGTTTTACCTGGGACGGCAGCCGATCCTGGATCGCCAGCAAGGCCTGGTCGCGTATGAACTGCTGTTTCGCAACGCGCCGATCGGTCCCGCGCGCATCGATACGTCGCCGCTGTCGGCCACGGCCGCCGTCATTGCCCACGCTTCCCAGCTGGGGGTGGAGCGGGTGATCGGCGAGTCGCTGGCCTTCGTCAACGTCGACCAGGATGCGATCCTCAGCGATATTTTTGGCTTCCTGCCGCGCGAGAAGACGGTGTTGGAGATCGACGAGACGATGCAGGCCACGCCGGCCGTGCTGGCGCGCATGGCCGACCTGGCGACCCATGGCTTCCGTTTCGCCCTGGTGGACGTGCGCGGCGACAGCGCCCAGGTGCAGGCCATGCTGCCGATGATCGAGTTCGTCAAGATGAGCATGCGCGACACGTCGCCCGACATGCGCGCACGCACGGCGCCGCGCTTCAAGCGCGACGGCAAGCAACTGATCGCCGAGAAGGTCGAGACGCGCGAGGAATTCCAGAACTGCCTGGACCTGGGCTTCGACTACTTCCAGGGATTTTATTTCGCCCGTCCCGCGATCATGAGCGGCAAGAAGCTGACGCCGTCGCAACTGGCGCTGCTGGAGCTGATGGCGCTGGTCACGTCGGATGCCGACAATCCGGACATCGAGCGCGCCATCAAGCGCGACGTGTCGCTGGCCCTGAACCTGATCCGCCTCGTCAACACGCCCGCCATCGGCGCGCGCCAGCGCATCGATTCGCTGAGCCAGGCCGTCGCCATCCTGGGCCGGCGCCAGCTGCAGCGCTGGCTGCAGATCATGCTGTACGCCGAGCCGGGCAAGCGCGGCAACAACATGACGCCGCTGCTGCTGCTGGCCACCACGCGCGGCCGCCTGCTGGAACTGCTGGCGCAAAAGCTGCGCCCGGCGCACCGCCACGTGGCCGACATCGCCTTCACGGTGGGGATCATGTCGCTGATGGACACGCTGTTCGGCATGCCGATGGCGGAGATCATGACGCAGGTGGCCGTCAGCGAGGAAGTGTCGGATGCGCTCTTGTACCGCGCCGGTTTCTTCGGCGACCTCTTGAAGCTGGCCGAGGCGCTGGAACGCATCGAGGAAAACGAGGAAGCGATCCTGCCGGCGCTGGCGGACCTGGCGATGTCGACGCAGGAGCTGGTCGAGCTGGAGATGGCGGCGTTCGAGTGGAGCGATACCGTTACCCGCTACGCGGTGTGA
- the metH gene encoding methionine synthase — MTKIATRPASQTEAQLRDILSRRIMFLDGAMGTIIQQYKLDEVAYRGGPQGRFIDFAAPAGSGARELFVKGNNELLTLTQPHVIQEIHERYLAAGADLIETNTFGATSIAQDDYHMAHLAYEMNVEAAKLARAATAKYSTPEKPRFVAGALGPTPKTASISPDVNDPAARNVTFDQLVAAYHEQVRGLVDGGVDVLLVETIFDTLNCKAALFAIDQYFDEHPELERLPLMISGTVTDASGRILSGQTVPAFWNSVRHAKPLTIGLNCALGAALMRPYAEELSQIADTFVCIYPNAGLPNPMSDTGFDELPADTSALLREFAEAGFINVAGGCCGTTPEHIAAIAALLQDVKPRAVPHVPIAQRLSGLEPFTIDDDSLFVNVGERTNVTGSKAFARMILNEQYDEALSVARQQVENGAQVIDINMDEAMLDSQAAMTRFLNLIASEPDISRVPIMIDSSKWSVIEAGLKCVQGKSIVNSISLKEGEEEFVRQARLCRRYGAAVIVMAFDEKGQADTYERKIEICARAYKVLTETVGFPAEDIIFDPNIFAIATGIEEHNNYAVDFINATRWIKDNLPHAKISGGVSNVSFSFRGNDPAREAIHTVFLYHAIKAGMTMGIVNAGMVGVYDDLPAELRERVEDVVLNRREDATERMIEFAGTLKAGGKTEAANLEWRKGTVQQRLSHALVHGITQWITEDTEEARLEVLHSGGRPINVIEGPLMDGMNVVGDLFGQGKMFLPQVVKSARVMKQAVAHLIPYIEEEKAEEERRTGIVAKPKGKIVIATVKGDVHDIGKNIVSVVLQCNNFEVVNMGVMVPASEILARAKLENADIIGLSGLITPSLEEMAHVAKEMQRDPHFRMLKIPLLIGGATTSRAHTAVKIAHNYEGPVVYVPDASRSVSVAQSLLTPEARDKYIEEVEHDYARIREQHASKKALPTVTLAAARANKMKLEFAPVKPKFVGRRLFRNVDLAQLAQYIDWGPFFQTWDLAGPYPAILTDEVVGEAATKVFAEGQALLKRIIEGRWLTANGAVALLPANSVGDDDIEVYTDDTRTQVAFTYYGLRQQGVKPVIDGVQRPNQCLADFIAPKDSGVKDYIGMFAVTAGLGIEKYEKRFEDAHDDYSSIMLKALADRLAEAFAEYLHERVRKDLWGYASDEALSNEALINEEYRGIRPAPGYPACPEHTVKADLFRVLQAEEIGMELTESFAMFPGAAVAGFYFAHPQSKYFTVGKIGEDQLNDMVARRGVDKATLERWLAPNL; from the coding sequence ATGACCAAGATCGCGACCCGCCCAGCCTCCCAGACCGAAGCGCAACTGCGCGACATCCTGTCGCGCCGCATCATGTTCCTCGACGGCGCCATGGGCACGATCATCCAGCAATACAAGCTGGACGAGGTGGCCTACCGCGGCGGGCCGCAGGGCCGCTTCATCGACTTCGCCGCGCCTGCCGGCAGCGGCGCGCGCGAGCTGTTCGTCAAGGGCAACAACGAGCTGCTGACCTTGACGCAGCCGCACGTGATCCAGGAGATCCACGAGCGCTACCTGGCCGCCGGCGCGGACCTGATCGAGACCAACACGTTCGGCGCCACCAGCATCGCGCAGGACGACTACCATATGGCGCACCTGGCCTACGAGATGAACGTCGAGGCGGCCAAGCTGGCCCGCGCCGCGACCGCCAAGTACAGCACGCCCGAGAAGCCGCGCTTCGTCGCCGGCGCGCTGGGCCCGACGCCGAAGACGGCCTCGATCTCGCCGGACGTGAACGACCCGGCCGCCCGTAACGTCACGTTCGACCAGCTGGTCGCGGCCTACCACGAGCAGGTGCGCGGCCTGGTCGACGGCGGCGTCGACGTGCTGCTGGTCGAGACCATCTTCGACACCCTGAACTGCAAGGCGGCGCTGTTCGCCATCGACCAGTATTTCGACGAGCATCCGGAGCTGGAACGCTTGCCGCTGATGATCTCCGGTACGGTGACGGACGCCTCCGGCCGCATCCTGTCCGGCCAGACCGTGCCGGCGTTCTGGAACTCGGTGCGCCACGCCAAACCGCTGACCATCGGCCTCAATTGCGCGCTGGGCGCGGCGCTGATGCGCCCCTATGCCGAGGAACTGTCGCAGATCGCCGATACCTTTGTCTGCATCTACCCGAACGCGGGCCTGCCCAACCCGATGAGCGACACCGGCTTCGACGAACTGCCGGCCGACACGTCGGCCTTGCTGCGCGAGTTCGCCGAAGCGGGCTTCATCAACGTGGCCGGCGGCTGCTGCGGCACCACGCCCGAGCACATCGCCGCGATCGCCGCGCTGCTGCAGGACGTCAAGCCGCGCGCCGTGCCGCACGTGCCGATCGCGCAGCGCCTGTCCGGCCTGGAACCCTTCACCATCGACGACGATTCGCTGTTCGTCAACGTGGGCGAGCGTACCAATGTGACGGGCTCGAAAGCCTTCGCGCGCATGATCCTGAACGAGCAGTACGACGAGGCGCTGTCGGTGGCGCGCCAGCAGGTCGAGAACGGCGCCCAGGTCATCGACATCAACATGGACGAGGCGATGCTGGACTCGCAGGCGGCGATGACGCGCTTCCTGAACCTGATCGCCTCCGAGCCGGACATCTCGCGCGTGCCGATCATGATCGACTCGTCCAAGTGGTCCGTCATCGAGGCCGGCTTGAAGTGCGTGCAGGGCAAGTCGATCGTCAACTCGATCTCGCTGAAGGAAGGCGAGGAGGAGTTCGTGCGCCAGGCGCGCCTGTGCCGCCGCTACGGCGCGGCCGTCATCGTGATGGCCTTCGACGAAAAGGGCCAGGCCGACACCTACGAACGCAAGATCGAGATCTGCGCGCGCGCCTATAAAGTGCTGACGGAAACCGTGGGCTTCCCGGCCGAGGACATCATCTTCGACCCGAACATCTTTGCGATTGCCACCGGCATCGAGGAGCACAACAACTACGCGGTGGACTTCATCAATGCCACGCGCTGGATCAAGGACAACCTGCCGCACGCGAAGATCTCCGGCGGCGTGTCCAACGTGTCGTTCTCGTTCCGCGGCAACGACCCGGCGCGCGAAGCCATCCACACCGTGTTCCTGTATCACGCCATCAAGGCCGGCATGACGATGGGCATCGTCAACGCGGGCATGGTGGGCGTGTACGACGACCTGCCGGCCGAACTGCGCGAGCGCGTCGAGGACGTCGTGCTGAACCGCCGCGAGGACGCCACCGAGCGCATGATCGAATTCGCCGGCACCTTGAAGGCCGGCGGCAAGACCGAAGCGGCCAACCTGGAATGGCGCAAGGGCACGGTGCAGCAGCGCCTGTCGCACGCGCTGGTGCATGGCATCACGCAGTGGATCACCGAGGATACCGAAGAGGCGCGGCTGGAAGTGCTGCACAGCGGTGGGCGCCCGATCAACGTCATCGAAGGCCCGCTGATGGACGGCATGAACGTCGTCGGCGACCTGTTCGGCCAGGGCAAGATGTTCCTGCCGCAGGTGGTCAAATCGGCGCGCGTGATGAAGCAGGCCGTGGCTCACCTGATCCCCTACATCGAGGAGGAAAAGGCGGAAGAGGAACGCCGCACCGGTATCGTGGCGAAACCGAAGGGCAAGATCGTCATCGCCACCGTCAAGGGCGACGTGCACGACATCGGCAAGAACATCGTCTCGGTCGTCCTGCAGTGTAATAACTTCGAGGTGGTCAACATGGGCGTGATGGTGCCTGCCTCCGAGATCCTGGCGCGCGCCAAGCTGGAGAACGCCGACATCATCGGCCTGTCCGGCCTGATCACGCCTTCGCTGGAAGAAATGGCGCACGTGGCCAAGGAGATGCAGCGCGACCCGCACTTCCGCATGCTGAAGATCCCGCTGCTGATCGGCGGCGCCACCACCAGCCGCGCCCACACGGCCGTCAAGATCGCCCACAACTACGAGGGTCCGGTGGTCTACGTGCCGGATGCGTCGCGCTCCGTTTCGGTGGCGCAGTCGCTGCTGACGCCCGAAGCGCGCGACAAGTACATCGAGGAAGTGGAGCACGACTATGCCCGCATCCGCGAGCAGCACGCCAGCAAGAAGGCGCTGCCGACGGTGACGCTGGCCGCCGCGCGCGCCAACAAGATGAAGCTCGAATTCGCGCCCGTGAAGCCGAAGTTCGTCGGCCGCCGCCTGTTCCGCAACGTCGACCTGGCGCAGCTGGCGCAGTACATCGACTGGGGCCCGTTCTTCCAGACCTGGGACCTGGCTGGCCCCTACCCTGCCATCCTGACGGATGAAGTGGTGGGCGAAGCGGCCACCAAGGTGTTCGCCGAAGGCCAGGCGCTCCTGAAGCGCATCATCGAGGGCCGTTGGCTGACGGCGAACGGCGCCGTCGCGCTGCTGCCGGCCAACAGCGTGGGCGACGACGACATCGAGGTCTACACGGACGACACCCGCACGCAGGTCGCGTTCACTTATTACGGCCTGCGCCAGCAGGGCGTGAAGCCCGTCATCGACGGCGTGCAGCGCCCCAACCAGTGCCTGGCCGACTTCATCGCACCGAAGGATTCAGGCGTCAAGGACTACATCGGCATGTTCGCCGTGACCGCGGGCCTGGGCATCGAGAAGTACGAGAAGCGTTTCGAGGACGCGCACGACGACTACTCGTCGATCATGCTCAAGGCCCTGGCGGACCGCTTGGCCGAGGCATTCGCGGAATACCTGCACGAGCGCGTGCGCAAGGACCTGTGGGGCTATGCTTCTGACGAGGCACTGTCGAACGAGGCGCTGATCAACGAAGAGTACCGTGGCATCCGGCCGGCGCCGGGCTACCCGGCCTGCCCGGAGCACACCGTCAAGGCGGACCTGTTCCGCGTCTTGCAGGCCGAGGAAATCGGCATGGAGCTGACGGAATCGTTCGCGATGTTCCCGGGCGCGGCGGTGGCCGGCTTCTACTTCGCGCACCCGCAGTCGAAATACTTCACGGTCGGGAAGATCGGCGAGGACCAGCTGAACGACATGGTCGCGCGGCGCGGGGTGGACAAGGCGACGCTGGAGCGTTGGCTGGCGCCGAATCTTTGA
- a CDS encoding PEPxxWA-CTERM sorting domain-containing protein: MIKTLAVAGILAGSLVAGGASAASQTWNFAYAGFFDALSGEFDSNYRISGSFTGADINHDGVIGKEEISEFIVNGTDYIGSAQNTPYSYVGAEAFNYRIGGQLNFTAGTGARDPEGMYYYSHIIRAGLNELDKVLTPYDERTNMSYEWTDETQFSITSMTSGGVTPAVPEPGTWAMILTGLALVGGAARRRKDQALRACNG, encoded by the coding sequence ATGATCAAGACCCTCGCTGTTGCCGGCATCCTGGCCGGTTCGCTTGTAGCCGGTGGCGCCTCCGCTGCGTCACAGACCTGGAATTTCGCTTATGCGGGTTTTTTCGACGCACTGTCCGGTGAATTCGACAGTAATTACCGCATCAGCGGTTCCTTTACTGGCGCGGACATCAATCACGATGGCGTGATCGGCAAGGAAGAGATTTCGGAATTTATCGTCAACGGTACCGATTATATCGGCAGTGCCCAGAACACGCCTTACTCCTACGTCGGCGCCGAGGCGTTCAACTACCGGATTGGCGGCCAGCTGAACTTCACGGCCGGTACCGGCGCCCGCGATCCGGAAGGCATGTATTACTACAGCCATATCATTCGCGCCGGCCTCAACGAGCTGGACAAGGTGCTGACGCCGTATGACGAGCGCACCAACATGTCCTACGAATGGACCGACGAAACCCAGTTTTCGATCACGTCGATGACCAGCGGCGGCGTCACGCCGGCCGTGCCCGAGCCTGGCACCTGGGCAATGATCCTGACGGGCCTGGCGCTGGTCGGCGGTGCTGCACGCCGCCGCAAGGATCAAGCGCTGCGCGCCTGCAACGGCTGA
- the fmt gene encoding methionyl-tRNA formyltransferase has protein sequence MKVVFAGTPEFAAVALKALHEAGFEIPLVLTQPDRPAGRGLQLQPSAVKQFAVAHGIPVAQPLSLRMDAKDPQRAQEAKQAHELLLATDYDAMVVAAYGLILPRSTLDIKPCINIHGSLLPRWRGAAPIHRAIEAGDAETGVTIMQMEEGLDTGPMLLIERTPIGPHDTTAVLHDRLAAMGAQMVVKVLHKMAQGIVEAVPQPEHGVTYAAKIAKEEAALDFNQSARELHRKIRAFNPFPGAHGSIDGTVIKLWGAELLEAGSNAAPGQVLAADAQHGIVVACGSGALRLTALQKPGGKRLPAAEFIKGFALEGLRFT, from the coding sequence ATGAAAGTCGTCTTCGCCGGCACGCCTGAATTTGCCGCCGTCGCGCTGAAGGCGCTGCACGAGGCCGGTTTCGAGATTCCCCTCGTGCTGACCCAGCCGGACCGCCCGGCCGGCCGCGGCTTGCAACTGCAACCGTCTGCCGTCAAGCAGTTTGCCGTCGCGCACGGCATTCCCGTTGCGCAGCCGCTGTCGCTGCGCATGGACGCCAAGGACCCGCAACGCGCGCAGGAAGCGAAGCAGGCGCACGAGCTGCTGCTGGCCACCGATTACGACGCGATGGTGGTGGCCGCCTATGGCCTGATCCTGCCGCGCAGCACGCTCGACATCAAGCCCTGCATCAATATCCATGGTTCGCTGCTGCCGCGCTGGCGCGGCGCCGCGCCGATCCACCGCGCCATCGAGGCAGGCGACGCCGAGACGGGCGTGACGATCATGCAAATGGAGGAAGGCCTGGACACGGGCCCGATGCTGCTGATCGAGCGCACCCCGATCGGCCCGCACGACACCACGGCGGTGCTGCACGACCGCCTGGCGGCCATGGGCGCGCAGATGGTCGTGAAGGTATTGCACAAGATGGCGCAAGGCATCGTCGAGGCGGTGCCGCAGCCGGAACATGGCGTCACCTATGCGGCCAAGATCGCCAAGGAGGAGGCGGCGCTGGACTTCAACCAGTCCGCCCGTGAGCTGCATCGCAAGATTCGCGCGTTCAATCCATTCCCGGGGGCGCATGGCAGCATCGACGGCACCGTCATCAAGCTGTGGGGCGCCGAGCTGCTCGAGGCCGGCAGCAATGCGGCGCCCGGGCAGGTGCTGGCGGCCGACGCCCAGCACGGCATCGTCGTTGCCTGCGGCAGCGGCGCGCTGCGCCTGACGGCGCTGCAAAAGCCGGGCGGCAAGCGCCTGCCGGCTGCCGAGTTCATCAAGGGCTTCGCCCTCGAAGGCTTGCGCTTCACCTGA
- the def gene encoding peptide deformylase, with protein MSILNILRYPDPRLHKVAKPVEVFDERIARLVADMAETMYDAPGIGLAATQVDVHERVVVIDITETKDQLMVFINPEIVWASDDKQVYDEGCLSVPGIYDDVERPAKVKVRAQDAKGEFFEVDADGLLAVCIQHEMDHLAGKVFVEYLSPLKRNRIKTKLLKEERGMERERQLRAGGRR; from the coding sequence ATGTCCATACTGAACATCCTCCGCTATCCCGATCCCCGCCTGCACAAGGTGGCCAAGCCTGTCGAAGTGTTCGACGAACGCATCGCCCGCCTGGTGGCCGACATGGCCGAGACCATGTACGACGCGCCTGGCATCGGCCTGGCCGCGACGCAGGTGGACGTGCACGAGCGCGTGGTGGTCATCGACATTACCGAGACGAAGGACCAGCTGATGGTCTTTATCAATCCCGAGATCGTCTGGGCCAGCGACGACAAGCAGGTCTACGACGAAGGCTGCCTGTCGGTACCGGGCATCTACGATGACGTCGAGCGCCCGGCCAAGGTCAAGGTGCGCGCGCAGGACGCCAAGGGCGAGTTCTTCGAAGTGGACGCGGACGGCCTGCTGGCGGTATGCATCCAGCATGAAATGGACCACCTGGCCGGCAAGGTCTTCGTCGAATATCTGTCGCCACTGAAGCGCAACCGCATCAAGACCAAGCTGCTGAAGGAAGAGCGCGGCATGGAACGCGAGCGCCAGCTGCGCGCCGGCGGTCGCCGCTGA
- a CDS encoding LysM peptidoglycan-binding domain-containing protein encodes MKNFSTGGVRLSAGLLLAALLAAPPAFAQTAQDGCAFRADAPDRHVVTAGDTLWDISGRFLEKPWCWPRVWGMNRAEIANPHWIYPGQVVYLDRAAGRLRLANQVGASSGDGQAGAVLKLSPQLRTEGLGKDAVRSIPASAIEPFLTQPLIVEADELKNAPRIVATPENHVFIGKDDKAYVRGNLNGGTSFQVFRPGKPLLDPVTKQPVATEAFYLGTLKLLRAAEPGSDVHTFVVASAKEEMGVGDQLMQTPPTPMQHYVPHPPERKIDARVLAIYNGVTHAGQNQVVSVNRGRLDGLDVGAVLQLYHKGQTVRDPGASKGWHNLGNPQVKLPDEEVGSLFIFRVFNHVSYGLIMQVTEPVVVGDVAKTPE; translated from the coding sequence ATGAAAAATTTTAGCACAGGTGGCGTGCGCCTGTCGGCGGGCCTGCTCCTTGCCGCACTGCTGGCGGCCCCGCCGGCCTTCGCGCAAACCGCGCAGGACGGTTGCGCGTTCCGCGCCGACGCACCGGACCGCCACGTCGTCACGGCCGGCGATACCTTATGGGACATTTCCGGCCGCTTCCTGGAGAAGCCCTGGTGCTGGCCGCGGGTATGGGGCATGAACCGCGCCGAGATCGCCAACCCGCACTGGATCTATCCGGGCCAGGTCGTCTACCTGGACCGCGCTGCCGGCCGGCTGCGCCTGGCCAACCAGGTCGGCGCGAGCTCCGGCGACGGGCAGGCCGGGGCGGTGCTGAAGCTGTCGCCGCAATTGCGTACCGAAGGGCTCGGCAAGGATGCCGTGCGTTCGATTCCCGCCAGCGCCATCGAACCGTTCCTGACGCAGCCGTTGATCGTCGAGGCCGACGAGCTGAAGAACGCGCCGCGCATCGTGGCGACGCCGGAGAACCACGTCTTCATCGGCAAGGACGACAAGGCCTATGTGCGCGGCAACCTGAACGGCGGCACGTCGTTCCAGGTGTTCCGGCCCGGCAAGCCCTTGCTCGACCCCGTCACGAAACAGCCCGTGGCAACCGAAGCGTTTTATCTGGGTACATTGAAATTGCTGCGTGCCGCCGAACCGGGTAGCGACGTGCACACCTTCGTCGTCGCCAGTGCGAAGGAAGAGATGGGAGTGGGCGACCAACTGATGCAGACGCCGCCCACGCCGATGCAGCATTACGTGCCGCATCCGCCGGAACGCAAGATCGATGCGCGCGTGCTGGCCATCTATAACGGCGTCACGCATGCCGGCCAGAACCAAGTCGTCAGCGTCAATCGGGGCCGGCTTGACGGACTCGATGTCGGCGCCGTGCTGCAGCTGTACCATAAAGGCCAGACGGTGCGCGATCCGGGCGCCAGCAAGGGCTGGCACAACCTGGGCAATCCGCAGGTCAAGCTGCCGGACGAGGAAGTGGGCAGCTTGTTTATCTTCCGCGTGTTCAACCATGTGTCGTATGGCCTGATCATGCAGGTGACGGAACCGGTGGTGGTGGGCGACGTCGCCAAGACTCCGGAGTAA